The segment TAGCTTCATGCAGCAGCTGGTAGCACTCTGGGGAATTCTGAATCAGCTGGTCCACTTCTACAGTCTGAACAAAGTAGTTAGGGTGCAGGAGCGGGAGCCGGACATGCGTCAGGAGCTCGTGGAGCACGGGCCGGCGCAGCTCGACCGCGCGGTACACCCAGCGCATCACGGCCTCGAACACCATCTCCTCCTTGCTGATCACCAGCTCGTCGCTGCAAATGTAATCAATAAGCTcgtccttccccagctccaggaattCTTCATGCTGGGACACATCCTCAAAGGTCTGCAGCGCGAAGTTCCTGCACTTGGTGAACAGTGTCTTGAGCGAGTGCGTGTCCGCAAAGCGCTGGATGCCCAGGCAATTGCACggatccagctgctcctccaggaaCTTGGCGCAGGCGTCACGCAGGACGCTAATCTGGAACAGACTCGACGTTTCAAAGAGATACTGCACGTTCTCCGTCGTGATTTTCACCTTGCCCGTGTACACGTACTGCAAAAAGCAATCCATGGCTTCAGCAAAAATGCCGTTGATCTCCACCAGCatctctctgctctccctgtggTCATTGCAGAACATAGCTCTGAAGTAGCTGCTGCAGGCCGAGAGGACGGCGCGGTGGCACGGGAACTCCCGACCCTCCACGCAGATGATGACATCCGTGAACAGCCGGCTGTCTCGGAATTCATTGAAGATCTGGAGAATGCTTTCTGCGTGGGATGATCCCGAGGAGAAGTCGAAAAACTCAGGGCCTGACAACGATTTTGGGTCCATTTCAAAAACTTTCCGCTTGGTTGCAGGGGAATCTCGTATCCCGCTATCCTCTCTATTCAGTCTGCGTCCCAGTATTAGTACCATTGTTACATCAGTTGGCTATAGAGTCATTGAGAAAAACTTGCAGAGGTTCTCCTTCTCAGTGCAACggtctgaaaaattaaaacacctCAGTATTCAGTCTGAAACACTCTTAGCTGCATCACAGGAATTAGACAAGATACTTGTTTGCTCACTCTAAGAATTGCTGAAATTGTTGACCCTTCTtggaggtggcacagggcaaATTAGTGTGCACCttgcccagggcagtgcagcaCTGCCGAGTGTTAAATGCAAAATACACCCAGAAAACAGCTGTCTGGGACATTCTGGGCAATTTCTGAATGTCCCAGAATCGCTGGTACTGCATTAGTGcgcaagagaaaaaaatctcaagatCTCAGCTCTAGCAAATCACCTGGCTGACAGAAGCCAACGATCTCCTGGATAGTGGTCAAGAGCTtcaacttttcccttttttcagtGTGATCCTCATTTCAGCTGGAGCCTCCAAAGTACTAATATAACAGCACTAGTCAAAAAGGGAGGCGGGGGAGGGGGaagactgaaattttaaaagcaaaattgtaACTGAGTAACTACTCCATTTTCATTATAAAGTCTATCATAATGAAGTCTTATAACACTAGAGTTAAATAACAATTGTGATCTCAACAAGTAACCTTGACAGTAAGTTTATACCTGTTCATTCCTAACATCTAAAAATTAGTTCACTGATAATCTATGATTcgattaaaaattaatgtaaactGCTAGCACACAGATCAGAATGAAAGAtgaactacatttttttttgtgtaaaacTACTGGAAATATGAACAAAGGCAACTTGCTGAGGACAGGGagattttctgtttccaaagcaCTGCTGGCAAATAATTATAAGCAGAAGTTTTTGCTTGAACACCTTCCAGTTTCAAGTACAAATGTAAAGGTTCCTCCCAGCATGCAAACACACACTCACATTATCAGAGCACTAAAGTTGCAAAAATCAAATACTTAAACATTTGCATGTGCCAATATTAAAGTGTGTAGgtgaagaaaatgcagctgaCTTTGCAAATAGCACATGTTAGAGGTAGTAAGAGGAACCAATCTACCACAACAGGGCTTTTTGGCTCTCCTGAccttaaaaatgtatgtatgAATGTACACAAAGACACACTGAGGTAGCAAGAGGCTGGCAAAGCACCCTCTCAGGCCTGGCATTGGCACAATTCCAAATGCttgtaatatttatttgtatgtcTACAAGGCCACAAACTGAGTTTTTTTCAAGtttatggaaatttttttcatgCCTCCCAAGGTTTTATTCAATTTCCCTGAATCCACACTCAGGACACACCAACTCCTCCTCTCGGCAACTTCATTTCCTGATGAGCTCCTATCCTCAGAGCTGCAATTACCCAGTCCCAGACTGGCCACGTCACCACTTAATATAGATCACAATGAAcatgctttttttaaacagccTTTTTACACAGCACCTTTAAAAGGCACCATCTGAACAAACAGCAAGGAAATAATGCAGGCTGTCCCTTCACTCATTGAGAAAAGATGTTCTAAAACTATCATGTTCCCAATAAAAATTTTTACACAAATTTACAAGGTAGATTCTTGGTCTGGGGCTCATTTACCCtacaaaatacttaattttaatttgactTAAAATAGGACCAGTTGTCACACTGATGCCTGAAAAACGCTGTTGCAATGAGCCTATCTAACAACTGATTGCTTCAGGAGACTAACAAGCACAAATGGACAATCTGATCTGTAGCTGACATTCTATCCCACTATTGCACAATCACTTCACCCTGGAATGACACAGCCCTGATACAAAACACCAACAACCACCCCCAGCAcctcaccagctctgctgccaaaaTCCTACCCCTGCACTGAATTTCAACTTGCAACTAGCTAGGTACTACTTGTATGAGGAAGTGGgcagaaacaaagcagcagcagcaaagggaaatATAACAATGCAAATACTTAAACGTTTAAGATTTAAATCAGATTAATTTCACAAAAGCTAATGGaccttttccaaagaaaattagcctgaaatgaaaagcaagacTGTGATGTTGCATGAAaggcaaaacacagaaaataagtaaaaattcTTCAAGATGATATCTTTCTCATTATGTGAGAAGTTAAGACAGCACTGTATTATGCAATCATTAATAACCAGAAACAAGGGCTCTGGGCTACAACTGCTCACTGAAGGAAGCAATGTCTTCTTTATGCTTGGAATATCACAAAATTAGTGGTCagcaaatgattttttttttgtcctaatAGTTTAAAGAAATgggagaatgaaaaaaaacccacagagtAAAATCTACTCAAGGgaataaatactgtaaaatcACAAATAAGATActaaaaaggagaaagaactcCACTTCATTGCAGAATGTActgtttttaaatgtactttCCTTCACTTTCTGTCCAGTTAATTACTTCTGCAGGTTTGcttcagcaaaataatttcacaagCCTATCAGTAACAGTGTCACATGCTCAGCTCTATCACATTTACGTGTTGCCTTCCTGCAAATCTTGCTCTAGCATGTTTAAAATGTCACCTTCCAGCCGCCAGAGTGGGAAATGCAGAGGGGAACCTGTGCCTGAGGCTGAGCTGGATATTGTGCAAAGGGGGGAAACACAGCAGGGTAGACCTGTCTGCATCTTTCCTGCACGCAGAGGTACTTACATGCCTTACCTGCCTAAAGACCCTGCACTGTAAAACACCAATCATTCAGAGAATTAACACTCAGATCTCTTCAATAAgtttaaacaaagcaaaagaaaaacacaatttttccccccaaatacAAGTACTGGGAATTATTTggtcaaaattaaaaaaaaaatacaaaatccacTGGATTGCTTGTCTGAGCAAGGGTCAACAAGGATAGATCTTAAGCATTCAGTCTGCCcatttgaaaaacaagaaaagaaaaacaaatcacaatTTGTTACAATCAACAGGTTTTATAAATGCCTTCCAAACCCAGACATGGCTCTGACATGGATGTTACCTCACACACATGTATTTCTGAGTTAAGCTGGGTTCACCACAAGTTCAGGTTTCTCTATTTCCTTCACCTACACCATCTGTAAGCTTGTCTACACAAGCTGTTGCTCAGAAATACCCTACAAGCCCAATTCAGAGGCTGCTGGAAGAAGTCTATAAAACGTTTGCCCTGACACCTTCTATCAGTAAAGCCTCTTACAAAGAACACTGTTATGTTGGCACTGAATTCATCCTTCCTCTACTGCAATCCCCCGGTGTGTGTTACCCCTCTCCCTTCACCCACAGCAGGGCCAGCGGCCAGGTTCCTGTGCCCCGCGTGTCCCTGAGCTCCGGGGCCAGGCCCTCCAGCGACACcttgtccccaggtgtgcccgaGCCCCGAGCTCACCCTCGGGGTGCGCTTTCCGAGTAcctgaggctgtgctgggcttcCGCAGCTGCCAGAGAGGCGCCGTCCAGCCTGTGCCCACCGCTGCCAGCACCCGGCGTGGCTGGAGCGCTGACCGcctgtgaggggagaaaaggaggcgCTGGGAAGGGGCggggagggcagagccagcagcaccagccgGTCCCGTGTGCTGTCACCTGCTGCggtgtgagcagcagcacccccagaaACGAAACCCAGCACGGGAACGGTGTTTTCACGGCGAGGCCTGGGAACTGCAGCTGAGGTTGGGCCAGCGCCGGGTGTTGTGTGTTTTGTGATGGGAGATAAGGCGGTCGCGGCACCTCAGGTGCGCGGTCAccgagaggcagaaaacaaacccccgcagccccgggcggAACACTGCACGTGCTTCTCGTTTGGAAAGGAAGAGGGCATGGGGAAAAAGAGCATAACCTCTCCCTctgacaaaaaaacaaacaaacacacacaacatTTGCTTTCCTTCATCTTTCTTTGTGATATGAAAAAGACCAAAAATGTTGCcggttttaaataatttttaaataaaaattcttggTTTACAACGGTTATTGAGGATTGGAATGTCTAAGATGAAGTCTTTAAGAATACTGATTAACTAGTAAACAAGAATTGACCATGATCGAACTGATTGACGTGGTAAGAGTTAGCTGAACTGCAGAAGTTTTTTATTCTAATGTAGGACACCATCTTGATttctaagaaagaaagaatgtcCAAAGTCAACAGTAATTTAAGCtagtgacacacacacaaaaaagccTTAAGTGCCCTTAAAAGTCACCCAGCAAAAAACAGGAACTGATTTGGACATGAGAGTCGTGATTattaagtaaaacaaaacaaaagcattgaAAAGGGACACCTTGAAACTGCAGAACCCCTTATGTACCGTTTTGTAAACGAAAAGATCcctcagaggggaaaaaaaacaacttaaaaggggaaaggaggggaaaaaagcacacTGCGTAATATTATTCATGCATGGGGAAGAAACAGTGAAAAGGTCCCAATCCTTCCCCTTTGGCTTTGCTGTCGTTCTCGCACGTGATCCAGATTTTGCTAAACCAAACCCGAGCCTGAGCCCCGGCCAGAGTGTTCCCAGGGCTCGGGGGTTCAGCCAGATGCCAGCGCATCCAACACCGGGCAGCGCCCGCCGGGCTGGAGCACGTCCCGGCCGCCCGAGCGACCAGGAACGCGGCCGGGACCCGTGCAGAACGGACCCACCCGCGCCCAGCCCCGGCAGGGCCGGGCAAGGAGCCCGCGGGAGCCGCTGCCACAGGGAACAGCGCGGCCGGAGGCGGCGGCACAAAATGGCTCCTCCCGGCCCGCCCTCCAGCTCACCTTCACCCCGGaccgccgccgcggcccccccgcgccccggccAATCCGCGCCCAAGCCCCGCCCCCGCCCACCCGCGCGGCCAATCCGCGCCCGCGGGGGGCTCGCGCAGAGCCGCGGGACGGAGCGGCCGCGGGGGCTCcgcgcgccccgcccgccgggccCGGAGCGCAGCGCCCGCCGGCACCGCCGGCCGTGGGCAGgggaacaacaacaacaacagcagtaGCAGCGGCGCACACCGCAGGACACGCACCGCCGCGGGCCCCGGGGCTCCAACGCTGCCCACATCTCTTCCCCAACGTGGCACCGCCGCCGCGCGCCGCCAGCAGAGCCCCGGACGCGCTGTCCCCTCCGCGGCGACTAACGGTGCCGGCCTACCCCGCGTCTCAGCCCCGCGCCTCGGCTGTCCCGCAGTGGCCTCCGCGCCTTCCCCGGGGGTTCCCGGCCCGCCGTGGGGCACCGCACTCCTCGCCCTCCCAGCCGGGAgcgcgccccgccgccccgcacTCACAGCCGGAAGagggccccgccgccccgcacTCCCAGCCGGGAGagcgccccgccgccccgcacT is part of the Vidua chalybeata isolate OUT-0048 chromosome 10, bVidCha1 merged haplotype, whole genome shotgun sequence genome and harbors:
- the LOC128792646 gene encoding basic salivary proline-rich protein 2-like; the protein is MIELIDVPDASASNTGQRPPGWSTSRPPERPGTRPGPVQNGPTRAQPRQGRARSPREPLPQGTARPEAAAQNGSSRPALQLTFTPDRRRGPPAPRPIRAQAPPPPTRAANPRPRGARAEPRDGAAAGAPRAPPAGPGAQRPPAPPAVGRGTTTTTAVAAAHTAGHAPPRAPGLQRCPHLFPNVAPPPRAASRAPDALSPPRRLTVPAYPASQPRASAVPHRERAPPPRTHSRKRAPPPRTPSRESAPPPRTHSRERALPPRTHSRERALPRCAPREPPPPGPESVGRARCVGAERSGASRSGAARSGLSAAGRAASAAQNKGAGGACDLRATAHDVTGSARPWEL